From a region of the Thermus caldilimi genome:
- a CDS encoding acyl-CoA mutase large subunit family protein, with amino-acid sequence MRKKHDWLRETYQKSLEKMPERPVAHRTLSDIAPDPLYTPEDIGVLDPEYEEKRGYPGEYPYTRGVYGSMYRSKLWTMRMFAGFGTAEQTNERFKKLLKAGQTGLSVAFDLPTLMGYDSDHPLSKGEVGKCGVAVSSLADMEILFEGINLEEVTTSMTINSPANAIWAMYLAVAKKRGHDWKKLGGTIQNDILKEFIAQKEFIFPPEPSVKLVIDTFEWGPKNVPKWNFISVSGYHIREAGSTAVQELAWTLADGFEYVEAALKRGLDVDEFAPRISFFFDVHNDFFEEIAKFRAARRIWAKEMRHRYGAKNPQSWMLRTHAQTAGVSLTAQQPLNNIARVAIQALAAVLGGTNSLHTDAYDEALALPTEESATIALRTQQIIAYESGVTHTIDPLAGSYYVEWLTDEMERQAMAIIEEIRRMGGVVRAIEEGYFLRELAEASYRYQQEVERKERIIVGVNAFTDEIPLKVPIQLVDPEVERVQAERLARVRRERDPKRVEEALAGLRRAAVEGQNTMPHFVECALAYCTLGEMMDVLREVYGTYQEPAYV; translated from the coding sequence ATGCGCAAGAAGCACGACTGGCTCAGGGAAACCTACCAGAAGAGCCTGGAGAAGATGCCCGAGAGGCCCGTGGCCCACCGCACCCTTTCGGACATCGCCCCGGACCCCCTCTACACCCCGGAGGACATCGGGGTCCTGGACCCGGAGTACGAGGAGAAGCGGGGCTACCCCGGGGAGTACCCCTACACCCGCGGGGTCTACGGCTCCATGTACCGGTCCAAGCTCTGGACCATGCGCATGTTCGCCGGCTTCGGCACCGCCGAGCAGACCAACGAGCGCTTTAAAAAGCTCCTCAAGGCGGGCCAGACCGGGCTCTCCGTGGCCTTCGACCTCCCCACCCTCATGGGCTACGACTCCGATCACCCCCTTTCCAAGGGGGAGGTGGGGAAGTGCGGGGTGGCGGTCAGTAGCCTTGCGGACATGGAGATCCTCTTCGAGGGGATCAACCTCGAGGAGGTCACCACCTCCATGACCATCAACAGCCCCGCCAACGCCATCTGGGCCATGTACCTGGCAGTGGCCAAGAAGCGGGGCCACGACTGGAAGAAGCTGGGGGGCACCATCCAGAACGACATCCTCAAGGAGTTCATCGCCCAGAAGGAGTTCATCTTCCCCCCCGAGCCCAGCGTGAAGCTGGTCATCGACACCTTCGAGTGGGGGCCCAAGAACGTCCCCAAGTGGAACTTCATTTCCGTATCCGGCTACCACATCCGGGAAGCGGGCTCCACGGCGGTGCAGGAGCTGGCCTGGACCCTAGCCGACGGGTTTGAGTACGTGGAAGCCGCCCTCAAGCGGGGCCTGGACGTGGACGAGTTCGCCCCCCGCATCAGCTTCTTCTTCGACGTCCACAACGACTTCTTTGAGGAGATCGCCAAGTTCCGCGCGGCCAGGCGCATCTGGGCCAAGGAGATGCGCCACCGCTACGGGGCCAAGAACCCCCAAAGCTGGATGCTCCGCACCCACGCCCAGACCGCCGGGGTTTCCCTCACCGCCCAGCAACCCCTGAACAACATCGCCCGGGTGGCCATCCAGGCCCTGGCTGCCGTCCTTGGGGGCACCAACAGCTTGCACACCGACGCCTACGACGAGGCCCTAGCCCTGCCCACGGAGGAATCCGCCACCATCGCCCTCCGTACCCAGCAGATCATCGCCTACGAAAGCGGGGTCACCCACACCATCGACCCCCTGGCGGGGAGCTACTACGTGGAGTGGCTCACCGACGAAATGGAGCGCCAGGCCATGGCCATCATTGAGGAGATCCGCCGCATGGGGGGCGTGGTGCGGGCCATTGAGGAAGGCTACTTCCTGCGGGAACTGGCCGAGGCCAGCTACCGCTACCAGCAGGAGGTGGAGCGCAAGGAAAGGATCATCGTGGGGGTGAACGCCTTCACCGACGAGATCCCCTTGAAGGTGCCTATCCAGCTGGTGGACCCCGAGGTGGAACGGGTGCAGGCAGAGCGCCTGGCCCGGGTGCGCCGGGAGCGGGACCCCAAGCGGGTGGAGGAGGCCCTTGCGGGCCTAAGGCGGGCTGCGGTGGAGGGGCAGAACACCATGCCCCACTTCGTGGAGTGCGCCCTGGCCTACTGTACCCTGGGGGAGATGATGGACGTCTTGCGGGAGGTCTACGGCACTTACCAGGAGCCAGCTTACGTTTAG
- a CDS encoding vWA domain-containing protein produces the protein MLRLLRGGVLLLLLLAFLDPRWPLPGRVVYLLDFSPSAREGVFTLAERLPKDGIYVAFAERAVRLPSPTARRLDLGERTDLKAAFQEAEALRPSRVVLVSDGLFEPIPAPFTLDAVYVPPKPHVGVELVPPPYPLYGETVGVGVVLEAPLSVEARLRVEGPAGTWERSLRVEGRKSLVYTFPLTEKAEVRAVAEGFWGRSEAQVNLQPADRGKALVLGDAALARYLEAQGFQVEEGPFRLPLEADLVAVGLGVLDLPEGAPEALRGYLRQGGALLFTATPKGLFFGGWDRALPEDLPLKPLGRKGAALVLVMDVSGSMEGEKLAMAVAGALELLRSAAEEDYLGVVLFSSTHRVLFPPRPMTEQGKKEAESLLLSVRAGGGTVLGPAFREAVRLLQGVPVERKGILVLSDGLIADPQDPILALAGASGLEVSAMALGPDADRAFLKALAERGGGRYYQAATAGELPRLFLKEGQEVFQGEGLEGRFPVRARPHPLTQGFSPPPLSVLLPARAEPWAEVVLESEGRAVLALGERGEGRVAALATDLFRSWRGWKDAASFLGGLARYLMGGKKALALYAYPEGKGARVVVLGHLERPLFLSGGQEMPLVPTGPRRYEVQAQAPGVLLDGPRRLPLAFPLPGEWTPRDGKAVLEALVKASGGRLLGLEELDQPASTPLPLRPYLLLLALVLFLLERFLEIRVSQGTLVRFPRG, from the coding sequence ATGCTCCGCCTCCTGCGGGGAGGGGTGCTCCTCTTGCTCCTCCTGGCCTTCCTGGACCCCAGGTGGCCCCTGCCGGGCCGGGTGGTCTACCTCCTGGACTTCTCCCCCTCGGCCCGGGAGGGCGTCTTCACCCTAGCGGAGCGCCTGCCCAAGGATGGGATCTACGTGGCCTTTGCGGAGCGGGCGGTGCGGCTTCCCTCTCCCACGGCCCGCAGGCTGGACCTGGGGGAGAGGACAGACCTGAAGGCCGCCTTCCAGGAGGCGGAGGCCTTGAGGCCAAGCCGCGTGGTGTTGGTTTCCGATGGGCTCTTTGAGCCCATCCCCGCTCCCTTCACTTTGGACGCGGTCTACGTGCCCCCCAAGCCCCACGTGGGGGTGGAGCTGGTCCCCCCACCTTACCCCCTGTACGGGGAAACGGTGGGGGTGGGGGTGGTCCTCGAGGCGCCCCTCTCCGTGGAGGCACGCCTGAGGGTGGAGGGTCCCGCAGGGACCTGGGAACGAAGCCTTCGGGTGGAGGGGCGCAAGAGCCTGGTGTACACCTTTCCCCTCACGGAAAAGGCGGAGGTGCGGGCGGTGGCGGAAGGTTTTTGGGGCAGGAGCGAGGCCCAGGTGAACCTCCAACCCGCTGACCGCGGCAAGGCCCTGGTGCTGGGGGATGCGGCCCTTGCCCGGTACCTGGAGGCCCAGGGCTTCCAGGTGGAGGAAGGCCCTTTCCGCCTGCCCCTCGAGGCCGACCTGGTGGCGGTGGGCCTCGGGGTCTTGGACCTTCCGGAGGGAGCCCCGGAGGCTCTGAGGGGCTACCTCCGCCAAGGGGGCGCCCTCCTTTTCACCGCCACCCCTAAGGGCCTCTTCTTTGGCGGCTGGGACCGGGCTTTGCCGGAAGACCTCCCCTTAAAGCCCCTGGGCCGGAAGGGGGCGGCTCTGGTCTTGGTAATGGATGTATCGGGGAGCATGGAGGGGGAGAAGCTGGCCATGGCCGTGGCCGGGGCCTTGGAGCTCTTGCGCTCCGCGGCGGAGGAGGACTACCTGGGCGTGGTCCTCTTTTCCTCTACCCATCGGGTGCTTTTCCCCCCTAGGCCCATGACGGAGCAGGGGAAGAAGGAGGCGGAAAGCCTCCTCCTTTCCGTGCGGGCGGGGGGCGGGACGGTCCTGGGCCCGGCCTTCCGGGAGGCGGTGCGGCTTTTGCAGGGGGTGCCGGTGGAGCGCAAGGGGATCCTGGTGCTCAGCGATGGCCTTATCGCCGACCCTCAGGATCCCATCCTGGCCCTGGCGGGGGCCTCGGGCCTCGAGGTGAGCGCCATGGCCCTGGGGCCCGACGCCGACCGGGCCTTTTTAAAAGCCCTCGCTGAAAGGGGTGGGGGGCGGTACTACCAGGCGGCCACCGCAGGGGAGCTTCCCCGGCTTTTCCTGAAGGAAGGGCAGGAGGTTTTCCAGGGGGAGGGCCTGGAGGGCCGTTTCCCCGTCAGGGCCAGGCCCCATCCCCTGACCCAGGGCTTCTCCCCACCCCCCCTTTCCGTTCTCCTTCCGGCCCGGGCCGAGCCCTGGGCGGAGGTGGTTTTGGAAAGCGAGGGCAGGGCGGTGCTGGCCCTGGGGGAGAGGGGAGAGGGGCGGGTGGCCGCCTTGGCCACGGACCTATTCCGCTCCTGGCGGGGCTGGAAGGACGCGGCTTCTTTTCTGGGCGGCCTCGCCCGCTACCTCATGGGGGGCAAGAAGGCCCTCGCCCTGTACGCCTATCCCGAGGGAAAGGGGGCGCGGGTGGTGGTCCTAGGCCACCTGGAACGCCCCCTCTTCCTAAGCGGGGGCCAGGAGATGCCCCTGGTGCCCACGGGGCCTAGGCGGTACGAGGTCCAGGCCCAGGCTCCTGGGGTACTCCTGGACGGCCCGCGCCGCCTGCCCCTGGCCTTTCCCTTGCCCGGGGAGTGGACCCCGAGGGATGGGAAGGCGGTGCTGGAAGCGCTAGTCAAGGCCTCCGGGGGGCGGTTGCTGGGCCTCGAGGAGCTGGATCAGCCGGCCTCTACCCCCCTCCCCCTGCGCCCCTACCTCCTCCTTCTGGCCTTGGTCCTCTTTCTTCTAGAAAGGTTCCTTGAAATTCGAGTGAGCCAGGGCACACTGGTCCGGTTCCCTAGGGGGTAG
- a CDS encoding GreA/GreB family elongation factor codes for MAREVKLTKAGYERLMQQLLQERERLQEATRILQELMESSDDYDDSGLEAAKQEKARIEARIDSLEDILSRAVIIEGAATEVIGLGSVVELEDPVTGERLEVQVVSPAEASVLETPMKISDASPMGKALLGHREGDVLSLETPKGKKEFRVVSVRG; via the coding sequence ATGGCGCGCGAGGTGAAGCTAACCAAAGCCGGCTACGAGCGGCTCATGCAGCAACTCCTGCAGGAAAGGGAGCGCCTGCAGGAAGCTACCCGCATCCTGCAGGAGCTCATGGAATCCTCCGACGACTACGACGATTCGGGGCTGGAAGCGGCCAAACAGGAAAAGGCCCGCATCGAGGCCCGGATCGACAGCCTCGAGGACATCCTCTCCCGGGCGGTGATCATAGAAGGGGCCGCCACCGAGGTCATCGGCCTGGGCTCGGTGGTGGAGCTGGAAGACCCCGTTACCGGCGAGCGCCTGGAGGTGCAGGTGGTCTCCCCCGCTGAGGCCAGCGTCCTGGAAACCCCCATGAAGATCTCCGACGCCTCCCCCATGGGCAAAGCCCTCCTGGGCCACAGGGAAGGGGATGTGCTCAGCCTGGAAACCCCCAAGGGCAAGAAGGAGTTCCGGGTGGTTTCGGTGCGCGGCTAA
- a CDS encoding bifunctional 3,4-dihydroxy-2-butanone-4-phosphate synthase/GTP cyclohydrolase II, whose product MEGLASVRELMEELRQGRPVILVDDEDRENEGDLIMAAEHVTPEWVNFMLKECRGLLCVALPEERAKALDLPLMVERNQDPQGTRFTVSVDARGTTTGISAFERAATIRLLADQEATPQDFRRPGHIFPLVARPGGVLRRAGHTEATVDLLRLAGLTPVGSLIEILKEDGTMARLPDLLEFARRHGLKVGTIADLIRYRLEKGDLYVKREAEALLPTRFGEFRILGYRDTLTGEEHAALVMGSWDSEEPILVRMHSECLTGDALHSLRCDCGFQRDLALERISKEGKGVLVYLRQEGRGIGLINKIRAYHLQDQGLDTVEANLALGFPPDLRDYGVGAQILYDLGVRKMRLLTNNPRKVKALSGFGIEIVERIPLRAGDNPFNERYLQAKKEKLGHWMD is encoded by the coding sequence ATGGAGGGTTTGGCCAGCGTCAGGGAACTCATGGAGGAACTCCGCCAAGGCCGCCCGGTGATCCTGGTGGACGACGAGGACCGGGAAAACGAGGGCGACCTCATCATGGCGGCAGAGCACGTGACCCCGGAGTGGGTGAACTTCATGCTCAAGGAGTGCCGGGGGCTCCTCTGCGTGGCCCTCCCGGAGGAGCGGGCCAAGGCCCTGGACCTGCCCCTCATGGTGGAGAGGAACCAGGATCCCCAGGGCACCCGCTTCACGGTGAGCGTGGATGCCCGGGGGACCACCACGGGGATCTCCGCCTTTGAGCGGGCGGCCACCATCCGCCTTCTGGCGGACCAGGAGGCCACCCCCCAGGACTTCCGGCGCCCTGGTCACATCTTTCCCCTGGTGGCCAGGCCGGGAGGGGTCTTGCGGCGGGCGGGGCACACCGAGGCCACGGTGGATCTCCTGCGCCTTGCCGGGCTTACCCCGGTGGGGAGCCTCATCGAGATCCTCAAGGAGGATGGCACCATGGCCCGGCTCCCGGACCTCCTGGAGTTTGCCCGCCGCCACGGCCTTAAGGTGGGCACCATCGCCGACCTCATCCGTTACCGCCTGGAGAAGGGGGACCTCTACGTGAAACGGGAGGCGGAGGCCCTTTTACCCACCCGGTTTGGCGAGTTCCGCATCCTGGGCTACCGGGATACCCTCACGGGAGAGGAGCACGCCGCCTTGGTCATGGGTAGCTGGGATTCTGAGGAGCCCATCCTGGTGCGCATGCACTCCGAGTGCCTCACCGGGGATGCCCTGCACTCCTTGAGGTGCGACTGCGGCTTCCAGCGGGACCTGGCTTTGGAGCGCATTTCCAAGGAGGGGAAGGGGGTCTTGGTCTACCTTCGGCAGGAGGGACGGGGAATTGGGCTCATCAACAAGATCCGCGCCTATCACCTGCAGGACCAAGGCCTGGACACGGTGGAGGCTAACCTGGCCCTGGGGTTTCCGCCGGACCTACGGGACTACGGGGTGGGGGCCCAGATCCTCTACGACCTGGGGGTGCGCAAGATGCGCCTCCTCACCAATAACCCCCGCAAGGTAAAGGCCCTGTCGGGTTTCGGCATCGAGATCGTGGAGCGCATTCCCCTGCGGGCCGGGGACAACCCCTTCAACGAGCGGTACCTCCAGGCCAAGAAGGAGAAGCTGGGGCACTGGATGGACTGA
- a CDS encoding MBL fold metallo-hydrolase, with protein MERRQFLKGTGAFLLASGAGALAQGEGHSSRGVNGGGFYRFSLGSWTAVILSDGQSAPGPLLPNWGANPELQEAFRQTLREHFLDPEATRNNFNPVLLDTGQARLLVDTGRGAGAGGRLLEHLALAGYAPEDITHLFLTHGHPDHIGGLVDEGGRPIFPQAQHLMGQAELAYWFQNPSPAVNRALVPLRDRIRPVQDGEEILPGVQAVASFGHTPGHMSLEVLSQGRRLFIFGDAAGHFLLSLRFPQAYLGFDMDKELAVRTRARLLRKVSQERSLVTAYHFPWPGLGHIHPLGEGFEFVPAFFEF; from the coding sequence ATGGAGCGCAGGCAGTTTCTGAAGGGTACAGGGGCCTTTTTGCTGGCTTCCGGCGCGGGGGCCTTGGCCCAAGGAGAGGGGCATTCGAGCCGGGGGGTGAACGGGGGGGGTTTTTACCGCTTTTCCCTGGGATCTTGGACCGCGGTGATCCTCTCCGACGGCCAGTCGGCCCCAGGGCCACTTTTGCCCAACTGGGGGGCAAACCCCGAGCTACAGGAGGCTTTCCGCCAAACCCTGAGGGAGCACTTCCTCGACCCGGAGGCTACCCGGAACAACTTCAACCCCGTCCTGTTGGACACGGGTCAAGCTAGGCTTCTGGTGGATACCGGCCGGGGAGCAGGCGCCGGAGGGAGGCTTTTGGAACACTTGGCCCTGGCGGGTTACGCTCCAGAGGACATCACCCACCTCTTCCTTACCCATGGCCACCCTGACCACATCGGCGGCCTGGTGGACGAGGGGGGAAGGCCGATCTTCCCCCAGGCGCAACACCTCATGGGCCAGGCGGAGCTAGCGTACTGGTTCCAGAACCCTTCCCCGGCGGTAAACCGGGCCCTCGTGCCCCTTAGGGACCGCATCCGACCCGTGCAGGATGGGGAGGAGATTCTGCCGGGGGTGCAGGCGGTGGCCTCCTTCGGCCACACCCCGGGGCACATGAGCCTGGAGGTCCTCTCCCAGGGCCGTCGCCTCTTTATCTTTGGCGATGCCGCGGGGCATTTCCTCCTCTCCTTGCGCTTCCCTCAGGCGTACCTGGGCTTCGACATGGACAAGGAACTGGCGGTGCGCACCCGGGCCCGCTTGCTCCGGAAGGTCTCCCAGGAGAGGAGCCTGGTCACCGCCTATCACTTTCCCTGGCCGGGGCTTGGCCACATCCACCCCTTGGGGGAAGGGTTCGAGTTTGTACCTGCCTTCTTCGAGTTTTGA
- a CDS encoding PaaI family thioesterase, with product MKAIQLYYPPEWAHCYGCGYLNPMGLHLKTYWKADEGQSETRFTPSPHHTAIPGFVYGGLLASLVDCHSTATAAAAKAHAEGLDLETHPLRFVTASLKVDYLKPTPLGPELVLVGRAKEVKGRKVVVETELYAEGVLTVRGEAVLVQITEGFGQGDSAP from the coding sequence ATGAAGGCCATCCAGCTTTACTACCCCCCGGAGTGGGCCCACTGCTACGGGTGCGGCTACTTGAACCCCATGGGCCTCCACCTCAAGACCTACTGGAAGGCGGACGAGGGCCAGAGCGAAACCCGTTTCACCCCAAGCCCCCACCACACCGCCATTCCCGGGTTCGTCTACGGGGGGCTTCTCGCCTCCCTGGTGGACTGCCACTCCACCGCCACCGCCGCCGCCGCCAAGGCCCATGCTGAGGGCCTAGATCTAGAAACCCATCCCCTCCGTTTCGTCACCGCCAGCCTCAAGGTGGACTACCTGAAGCCCACCCCCCTGGGTCCGGAGCTCGTCCTGGTGGGCCGGGCCAAGGAGGTAAAGGGGAGGAAGGTGGTGGTGGAAACCGAACTCTACGCTGAAGGGGTGCTTACGGTGCGGGGAGAGGCAGTCCTGGTGCAGATCACTGAAGGCTTCGGCCAAGGAGATAGCGCTCCCTGA
- a CDS encoding cation diffusion facilitator family transporter, translated as MAERAARLSLLVALWVLGLKALAYLLTGSVALLSDALESTVNVAAALMALFAIRFAQRPPDETHPFGHSKAEYFSAVLEGVLVVLAAFLIAKESIPRLLHPRPLGDLGPGLLVSLLASLINGLLAWHLLRQGRRLRSPALTADGYHVLSDVLTSVGVLAGVSLAWATGLWVLDPLLALLVAGNILLMGFRLVRQSVGGLMDEGLSPAEVGRIRKTIAEALGGRALEVHDLKTRKAGNRAFLEFHLVVPGSMTVEEAHRLCDELERTLEKTFPGLAVTIHVEPESERKR; from the coding sequence GTGGCGGAAAGGGCTGCCCGCCTCAGCCTCCTGGTGGCCCTGTGGGTCCTGGGGCTAAAGGCCTTGGCCTACCTCCTCACCGGCTCGGTGGCCCTGCTTTCCGACGCCCTCGAGTCCACGGTGAACGTGGCCGCGGCCCTCATGGCCCTCTTCGCCATCCGCTTCGCCCAGCGCCCCCCCGACGAAACCCACCCCTTCGGCCACAGCAAGGCCGAATACTTCTCCGCGGTGTTGGAGGGAGTCCTTGTGGTGCTGGCCGCCTTTCTTATCGCCAAGGAATCCATCCCTCGCCTCCTTCATCCCAGGCCCCTAGGGGACCTGGGACCGGGCCTCCTGGTCAGCCTCCTGGCTTCCCTGATCAACGGCCTTCTCGCCTGGCACCTCCTCCGCCAGGGGAGGCGCCTGCGCTCCCCCGCCCTCACCGCCGATGGCTACCACGTCCTTTCCGACGTGCTCACCTCCGTGGGGGTTCTCGCCGGGGTAAGCCTTGCCTGGGCCACGGGGTTATGGGTGCTGGATCCCTTGCTGGCCCTTTTGGTGGCGGGGAACATCCTCCTCATGGGCTTCCGCCTGGTGCGCCAGTCCGTGGGAGGGCTTATGGATGAGGGACTCTCCCCAGCGGAGGTGGGCCGGATCCGAAAAACCATCGCCGAGGCCTTGGGGGGAAGGGCCCTCGAGGTCCACGACCTCAAAACCCGCAAGGCGGGGAACCGGGCCTTTTTGGAGTTCCACCTGGTGGTGCCGGGGTCCATGACCGTGGAGGAAGCCCACCGGCTCTGCGACGAGCTGGAAAGGACTTTGGAGAAAACTTTCCCCGGGCTTGCCGTCACCATCCACGTGGAGCCGGAAAGCGAGCGGAAGCGCTAA
- the ybeY gene encoding rRNA maturation RNase YbeY, with translation MVEIVANKRPPRGLIPRLRRALSALMEELGVGERAVTVILTGDRRIRALKREWWGEDEATDVLSFPHYEPGDPFVPSHLGDIWISLDTAKRQAEERGVPLEEEVLVLAAHGLWHLLGHDHQKEEDWEGFRRVQERILAL, from the coding sequence GTGGTGGAGATCGTAGCCAATAAGCGTCCGCCCCGGGGTCTTATCCCCAGACTCCGCCGGGCCCTTTCCGCCTTGATGGAGGAACTGGGCGTGGGAGAGAGAGCCGTCACCGTCATCCTCACCGGGGACCGCAGGATCCGGGCCCTGAAACGGGAGTGGTGGGGGGAGGATGAGGCCACGGATGTCCTTTCCTTTCCCCACTACGAACCCGGAGACCCCTTTGTACCCTCCCACCTGGGGGATATCTGGATCAGCCTGGACACCGCCAAAAGGCAAGCGGAGGAGCGAGGGGTTCCTTTAGAAGAGGAGGTGCTTGTCCTGGCGGCCCATGGGCTATGGCACCTCCTCGGCCACGACCACCAGAAGGAGGAGGATTGGGAGGGCTTCCGCCGCGTCCAAGAGAGGATCCTCGCCCTCTAA
- the lysS gene encoding lysine--tRNA ligase translates to MNEQTRQRLLNLEALVEAGFQPYPYRYPKTHSAKEILSAKEGAPPESEWEEEVALAGRIVALRRMGKVTFAHLLDESGKIQLYFQKDLTPNYELLKKLDVGDILGVKGTVFTTKTGEVTVRVLSWTPLVKSLHPLPDKWHGIKDKEVRYRQRYLDLIVNPEVREVFRRRTAMVRYIRRFFEERGFLEVETPILQATTGGAEARPFKTYHNALDHEFYLRISLELYLKRLLVGGFEKVFEIGRNFRNEGIDHNHNPEFTMLEAYWAYADYQDMAKLVEELLSGLVLHLFGSYQVPYQGRVLDFTPPFKRISFVEALREKAGLPFDPLDLERLRIFADAHHPELAQVPSYKLLDKLFGIYVEPELQNPTLVFDFPLAISPLAKRHREKPGLTERWDLYAGGMELAPAYSELNDPLDQRERFLEQARRRREGDEEAPEPDEDFLLALEYGMPPAAGLGLGLDRLAMILTDQPSLRDVLLFPLLKPKRELVEEEA, encoded by the coding sequence ATGAACGAGCAGACGCGGCAACGCCTACTCAACCTAGAAGCCCTGGTGGAGGCGGGGTTTCAACCCTATCCCTATCGGTATCCCAAGACCCACAGCGCAAAGGAAATCCTATCCGCCAAGGAGGGGGCTCCCCCGGAAAGCGAGTGGGAGGAGGAGGTGGCCTTGGCCGGGCGCATCGTGGCCTTAAGGCGCATGGGGAAGGTCACCTTCGCCCACCTCCTGGACGAAAGCGGCAAGATCCAGCTCTATTTCCAAAAGGACCTCACCCCAAACTACGAGCTTTTGAAGAAGCTGGACGTGGGGGACATCCTGGGGGTCAAGGGCACGGTCTTCACCACCAAAACCGGGGAGGTCACGGTGAGGGTCCTCTCCTGGACCCCCCTGGTGAAAAGCCTCCACCCGCTCCCCGACAAGTGGCACGGGATCAAGGACAAGGAGGTGCGCTACCGGCAGCGCTACCTGGACCTCATCGTGAACCCCGAGGTGCGGGAGGTCTTTCGGCGGCGCACCGCCATGGTGCGCTACATCCGCCGCTTCTTTGAGGAACGGGGATTCTTGGAGGTGGAAACCCCCATCCTTCAGGCCACCACCGGCGGGGCGGAAGCCAGGCCCTTCAAGACCTATCACAACGCCTTGGACCACGAGTTTTACCTGCGCATCTCCCTGGAGCTTTACCTGAAGCGCCTTCTCGTGGGCGGGTTTGAAAAGGTCTTTGAGATCGGGCGGAACTTCCGCAACGAGGGCATTGACCACAACCACAACCCCGAGTTCACCATGCTGGAGGCCTACTGGGCCTACGCCGACTACCAGGACATGGCCAAGCTGGTGGAGGAACTCCTTTCCGGACTGGTCCTCCACCTCTTCGGCAGCTACCAGGTCCCCTATCAGGGCCGGGTGCTGGACTTTACCCCACCCTTTAAACGCATCTCCTTCGTGGAGGCTTTGAGGGAAAAGGCCGGCCTGCCCTTTGACCCCTTGGACCTGGAAAGGCTGAGGATCTTCGCCGACGCCCACCACCCCGAACTGGCCCAGGTTCCCAGCTACAAGCTTCTGGACAAGCTTTTCGGCATCTACGTGGAGCCCGAACTCCAGAACCCCACCTTGGTCTTCGACTTCCCCCTGGCCATCAGCCCCCTGGCCAAACGGCACCGGGAAAAGCCTGGGCTCACGGAGCGCTGGGACCTTTATGCAGGTGGGATGGAACTCGCCCCCGCCTACTCCGAGCTTAACGATCCCCTGGACCAAAGGGAACGCTTTTTGGAACAAGCGCGGCGCAGACGGGAAGGGGACGAGGAGGCCCCCGAGCCCGACGAGGACTTCCTGTTGGCCCTGGAGTACGGCATGCCCCCGGCGGCGGGGCTGGGCCTCGGCTTGGACCGTCTGGCCATGATCCTCACCGACCAGCCCTCCCTAAGGGACGTCCTCCTCTTCCCCTTGCTCAAACCCAAGCGGGAACTGGTGGAGGAAGAAGCCTAG
- a CDS encoding diacylglycerol kinase: MGGLPPRPREDPRPLKGIWRSLGYAWEGVLYAWRVQRNFRLEAYLALLALGLALWLEVSPVPVLLVSALVLSLELMNTALEALADLVSPVFHPLVKRAKDTAAAAVLLASFFALLLGLYLFLPPLLGRFGLS, from the coding sequence TTGGGAGGGCTTCCGCCGCGTCCAAGAGAGGATCCTCGCCCTCTAAAGGGCATTTGGCGCTCCCTGGGCTATGCCTGGGAGGGGGTTCTTTACGCCTGGCGGGTGCAGCGGAACTTCCGCCTCGAGGCCTACTTGGCCCTTCTGGCCCTCGGGCTTGCCCTTTGGCTGGAGGTCAGCCCGGTGCCGGTGCTGCTCGTTAGCGCCCTGGTGCTTTCCCTGGAACTCATGAACACCGCCCTCGAGGCCCTCGCCGACCTGGTGAGTCCGGTATTCCATCCCCTGGTCAAACGGGCCAAGGACACGGCGGCAGCGGCAGTGCTTCTGGCGAGCTTCTTCGCCCTCCTCCTGGGCCTCTACCTTTTCCTGCCTCCCCTCCTCGGGCGGTTTGGGCTAAGCTAG
- a CDS encoding cobalamin B12-binding domain-containing protein: MDRRIRVLIAKPGLDGHDRGAKVVARALRDAGMEVIYTGLRQTPEMIVSAAIQEDVDAIGLSILSGAHMHYFREVKRLLEEQGASDILLFGGGIIPDEDVPRLKELGVAAVFGPGTSTQDIVDFLKRAVPERWRAQGLA, translated from the coding sequence ATGGACAGGCGCATACGGGTGCTCATCGCCAAGCCCGGGCTGGACGGCCACGACCGCGGGGCCAAGGTGGTGGCCCGGGCCTTAAGGGATGCCGGCATGGAGGTGATCTACACGGGGCTCAGGCAGACCCCGGAGATGATCGTGTCCGCGGCCATCCAGGAGGACGTGGACGCCATAGGGCTATCCATCCTCTCCGGGGCCCACATGCACTACTTCCGGGAAGTGAAGCGGCTCCTCGAGGAGCAAGGAGCCTCGGATATCCTCCTCTTCGGGGGAGGGATCATCCCCGATGAGGATGTGCCCAGGCTGAAGGAGCTGGGGGTGGCGGCGGTATTCGGCCCCGGCACCAGCACCCAGGACATCGTGGACTTCTTGAAACGGGCGGTGCCCGAGCGCTGGCGGGCCCAGGGCTTGGCATGA